Proteins found in one Thermodesulfobacteriota bacterium genomic segment:
- a CDS encoding PilX N-terminal domain-containing pilus assembly protein, with the protein MNLRSQRGTVLVAGLVILALLSLLGAASLLNATLDTQLTANQAVSKEAFYASEAGLDVASGALFGFVVQNLRAPNPATVPGWGTWITPALPIDGSDFNGYHVEYRISYQGTVTGGGQPRPYPFSSLDGGQQLNHQAYTYLLSSRATSLSVSGGAEQMSETIQLLETPLVQYYVFFDDDLGWHPGPEMRSWGRVHTNGDLGFANQHANGVTFRNYDDANQPTPCTITVAGRIRHQGHLQQDGTWGNRATSNVYVRVHNPGTIPSASGAASTANPDYVLIDTSIDGSNQAAQEQRFRDADDTYHVRVGVDRMPSASFQSLLRGGFYETEAGDPMREDVDGLVILSDPWRVVFNPFDGPSQDVTDLVAAYEVGFGVTANIDSWPVGARTNADGSLASTATPPVARTALYSPENLVETDEAGGAYAAAAGATANPSYPCVLERQDGREGREVDFTVVDLQRLQYWYRDYLDFRDGGGLDGSIDLSNRSLLIYVSRSRSGGGFVAGAGRGALQAVKLIGSEAGRTRTAVDRQVSPTLLVRTTLATDNPIYLEGDFNAPGHAGGSTSPGGVGCALISDAVTLLSNDWGPRFLPPTLGAVAPPYTGGTTLSRPTVTGRTTYNAAFFTGRHDFRGAPAGGEEAGIHNFVRFLETWGGRESAITGCLINLWFSRQAVGPHGLGYYSPPTRSFGWDRQFGNPSYWPPYVPSIYSMERTAWREE; encoded by the coding sequence ATGAACCTTCGCAGCCAGCGCGGCACGGTTCTGGTGGCAGGCCTGGTGATCCTCGCCCTCCTTTCCCTCCTGGGAGCGGCGAGTCTCCTGAACGCGACGCTCGACACCCAGCTCACGGCCAACCAAGCGGTGAGCAAGGAAGCCTTCTACGCTTCGGAAGCAGGCCTGGACGTTGCATCGGGGGCCTTGTTCGGTTTCGTGGTCCAGAACCTTCGGGCACCGAACCCGGCTACGGTCCCGGGGTGGGGCACCTGGATCACCCCCGCGCTACCGATCGACGGCAGCGACTTCAACGGCTACCACGTGGAGTATCGAATCTCATACCAGGGCACGGTTACCGGGGGCGGGCAACCGCGGCCGTACCCCTTCTCCAGTTTGGATGGCGGACAGCAACTGAATCATCAGGCATACACGTACCTGCTGAGCTCGAGGGCCACTTCTCTTTCGGTTAGCGGCGGCGCCGAGCAGATGTCGGAGACGATCCAGTTGCTGGAGACCCCGCTGGTGCAGTACTACGTCTTCTTCGACGATGACTTGGGGTGGCATCCCGGACCGGAGATGCGATCCTGGGGGCGCGTGCACACCAACGGCGATTTGGGGTTTGCGAACCAGCATGCCAACGGGGTGACCTTTCGCAACTACGACGACGCCAACCAGCCGACCCCCTGCACCATCACTGTGGCGGGCCGGATTCGACACCAGGGCCATCTCCAGCAAGACGGCACCTGGGGAAACCGGGCCACGAGCAACGTCTACGTGCGGGTGCACAACCCGGGCACAATTCCATCGGCCTCGGGAGCCGCGTCCACGGCGAACCCCGACTACGTTCTCATCGACACCTCCATCGACGGTTCCAATCAGGCCGCACAGGAGCAGCGCTTTCGCGATGCGGACGACACGTACCACGTGCGGGTGGGGGTGGACCGAATGCCCTCCGCGAGCTTCCAGTCCCTGCTGCGGGGAGGCTTCTACGAGACCGAGGCCGGCGATCCGATGCGGGAGGACGTGGATGGTCTCGTCATCCTCTCAGACCCCTGGCGCGTCGTGTTCAACCCCTTCGACGGGCCTTCCCAGGACGTGACCGACCTGGTGGCTGCGTACGAGGTTGGGTTCGGCGTCACCGCGAACATCGACAGTTGGCCCGTGGGAGCCAGGACCAATGCGGACGGGTCACTGGCCTCGACGGCCACACCCCCGGTGGCCCGCACGGCGCTTTACTCGCCGGAGAACCTGGTGGAAACCGACGAGGCGGGAGGAGCCTATGCCGCGGCGGCCGGCGCCACCGCGAACCCTTCCTACCCCTGCGTGCTGGAGCGACAGGACGGGCGCGAGGGCCGCGAGGTGGACTTCACGGTTGTCGACCTCCAGCGCCTCCAATACTGGTATCGGGACTATCTGGACTTTCGCGACGGCGGAGGATTGGACGGGAGCATCGACCTCAGCAACCGGTCCCTCCTCATCTACGTATCGCGCTCGAGGTCGGGGGGCGGGTTTGTGGCGGGTGCGGGGCGGGGCGCGCTCCAGGCGGTGAAGCTCATCGGCTCCGAGGCCGGGCGCACGCGCACGGCCGTAGACCGGCAGGTCTCTCCTACGCTCCTGGTGCGGACCACCCTGGCCACGGACAACCCCATCTACCTGGAGGGCGACTTCAACGCACCGGGCCACGCCGGGGGCAGCACCTCTCCGGGGGGGGTGGGGTGCGCACTCATCAGCGACGCCGTAACGCTGCTTTCGAACGACTGGGGGCCGCGCTTTCTTCCGCCGACACTGGGCGCCGTCGCCCCGCCGTACACGGGAGGGACCACTCTCAGCCGACCCACGGTGACCGGACGAACCACCTACAACGCCGCTTTCTTCACGGGTCGGCACGACTTCCGGGGGGCCCCGGCGGGAGGGGAAGAAGCGGGAATCCATAATTTCGTGCGTTTTCTCGAAACCTGGGGAGGCCGCGAGAGCGCCATTACCGGCTGCCTGATCAACCTTTGGTTCAGCCGGCAGGCTGTGGGCCCGCACGGACTGGGCTACTACTCCCCGCCGACCCGCAGCTTCGGCTGGGACCGCCAGTTCGGGAACCCCAGTTATTGGCCTCCTTACGTGCCGAGCATCTACAGCATGGAGCGTACGGCGTGGCGCGAGGAATAG
- a CDS encoding prepilin-type N-terminal cleavage/methylation domain-containing protein, which produces MRKGFTLVEVLVALAVLSVGLLAVAAMSISFVRANTHTHAMSEAVVLAAAKMEQLRSYATSERADTFSPFDFDYLTSTDPALTTVIDPPGSANQVTVSGLLSGTAGTPVVLTGGNNYEVLYDDGTNGGDETAGDGIYTGSDVVDYSGTGAGFTVSRRWMVEPLPIDVNGDGRGDFARLRTEASWVDRSGGTRTVGMESLVFRRQ; this is translated from the coding sequence ATGAGGAAGGGGTTCACCCTGGTGGAAGTTCTCGTCGCCCTGGCTGTCCTCTCGGTGGGACTGCTCGCCGTGGCGGCCATGAGCATCAGTTTCGTCCGCGCCAATACCCACACCCATGCTATGAGCGAGGCCGTTGTGCTCGCGGCTGCCAAGATGGAGCAGTTGCGCAGTTACGCCACCTCGGAGCGTGCCGACACCTTTTCTCCCTTCGACTTCGACTACCTCACCAGTACCGATCCGGCCCTGACCACGGTCATCGATCCCCCGGGCAGCGCGAACCAGGTGACGGTGTCGGGCCTGCTCTCCGGCACGGCGGGCACCCCGGTCGTCTTGACGGGAGGCAACAACTACGAGGTGCTCTACGACGACGGGACCAACGGCGGAGACGAAACCGCGGGCGACGGGATCTACACCGGCAGCGACGTGGTCGACTACAGCGGAACCGGCGCGGGTTTCACTGTTTCGCGGCGATGGATGGTGGAACCCCTCCCAATAGACGTCAACGGCGATGGAAGGGGAGATTTCGCCAGGCTCCGCACCGAGGCTTCATGGGTAGACCGCTCCGGCGGGACCCGTACCGTCGGCATGGAATCGCTCGTGTTCCGGAGGCAATGA
- a CDS encoding GspH/FimT family pseudopilin, with protein MAQPRAQSGFTLVELMITLAIIGILGLATLPGIFRNIPTYRVNSAAKVLASEINLARMRAIARNRVHHVTFDLAAQKIEIWEDDDNNWGTANALVKTLSLPGRFPNVALDYNPVTGVDGAAVAQAASFGGTSSPVRATFRPNGLLADPGAFYLIPATDKGVRDERMRALAVGRAGQVQVFRYDPTSNPPWEEYL; from the coding sequence ATGGCCCAGCCGAGGGCACAGAGTGGCTTTACCTTGGTGGAGTTAATGATCACGTTGGCGATCATCGGAATCCTGGGGCTTGCCACCTTGCCCGGCATCTTTCGCAATATCCCCACGTACCGGGTGAACAGCGCGGCCAAGGTGCTGGCTTCGGAGATCAACCTGGCCCGCATGCGCGCCATTGCGAGAAACCGGGTGCACCACGTGACCTTCGACCTGGCCGCCCAGAAGATCGAGATCTGGGAAGACGACGACAACAACTGGGGCACGGCCAACGCTCTGGTGAAGACCCTGAGCCTGCCCGGCAGGTTCCCGAACGTCGCGCTCGATTACAATCCCGTAACCGGTGTGGACGGCGCCGCCGTCGCCCAGGCGGCGAGCTTCGGGGGAACGTCCAGCCCGGTGCGGGCCACGTTTCGGCCGAACGGCCTCCTCGCAGATCCAGGCGCCTTCTATCTGATCCCGGCGACCGACAAGGGCGTCCGCGACGAGCGGATGCGAGCCCTCGCCGTGGGCCGCGCGGGTCAGGTGCAGGTATTTCGCTACGATCCCACGAGCAATCCCCCCTGGGAGGAGTACCTATGA
- a CDS encoding GspE/PulE family protein codes for MLEQEQTLQNTVEIPPGRRREASPAGRSLDMDDVVEACLAQRLLGPKEARFARERRAVQGAVVDRRGGDPGDPVGVFLSYGFSPPGRKEPLEPEDVLGALSAHLGVPRAHIDPVRLDADAIVRSLPRAFAQKHAILVLDPKADPVPLAVADPFDAQAHDTVARRLGRPVAVHLAARAEVLRLIREIYGFKGSVAAAERDLCQVPDLQNLEQFFRMRTDGEVDAADGHIVRAVDHLLRYALDQRASDIHIEPKREMSLVRLRIDGVLHTVHTFSRRVHSALVSRLKTLSRMDIAEKRLPQDGRIKTEYGGAGVELRVSTLPVAFGEKAVLRIFDPAVHEKDLADLGLEGRDLETMEGFLERPHGLVLVTGPTGSGKTTTLYAALRRLATGERNVSTVEDPIENLFDDFNQVGVHSAIGLTFASALRTLLRQDPDVIMVGEIRDPETAKMALQAALTGHLVLSTLHTNDAPSAIGRLLDMGAEPYLLASTLLGIVAQRLVRVPCPLCAAEAPIALPEAEALGLPPRTPVPQGAGCPKCRQTGYRGRIGLYEILELTPEVAEAIHQGRPAAHLRVLARKVGMRTLRQAGAATVLRGLTTPREVLAVTPPDDTSPPLGLLAGNAACRA; via the coding sequence GTGTTGGAACAAGAGCAAACCCTGCAGAACACAGTAGAGATTCCTCCGGGACGCCGGCGGGAGGCTTCGCCGGCCGGCCGGTCCCTCGACATGGACGACGTGGTGGAGGCCTGTCTTGCCCAGCGGCTCCTCGGGCCCAAGGAGGCCCGTTTCGCCCGGGAGCGACGGGCCGTGCAGGGGGCCGTGGTGGACCGGCGCGGAGGCGACCCCGGCGACCCCGTCGGGGTCTTCCTCTCCTACGGGTTTTCCCCCCCGGGCCGCAAGGAACCCCTGGAGCCGGAGGACGTCCTCGGCGCCCTCTCGGCGCACCTTGGCGTGCCCCGGGCCCATATCGACCCGGTGCGGCTAGACGCCGACGCCATTGTGCGCTCCCTTCCCCGGGCCTTTGCGCAGAAGCACGCGATCCTGGTGCTCGACCCGAAGGCCGACCCGGTTCCCCTGGCCGTAGCGGATCCCTTCGACGCGCAGGCCCACGACACGGTGGCCCGCCGCCTGGGGCGCCCCGTGGCGGTGCACCTGGCGGCACGGGCGGAGGTCTTGCGCCTCATTCGGGAAATCTACGGCTTCAAGGGCTCGGTGGCCGCGGCTGAGCGGGATCTGTGCCAGGTGCCCGATCTCCAGAACCTGGAGCAGTTCTTCCGGATGCGCACCGACGGCGAGGTGGACGCGGCCGACGGCCACATCGTGCGGGCCGTGGACCACCTGCTGCGCTACGCCCTGGACCAGCGGGCAAGCGACATCCACATCGAGCCCAAGCGCGAGATGTCCCTCGTACGGCTGCGCATCGACGGGGTGCTCCACACGGTTCACACCTTTTCCCGGCGCGTCCACTCGGCCCTGGTTTCGCGCCTCAAGACCCTCTCGCGCATGGACATCGCGGAAAAGCGTCTGCCCCAGGACGGCCGCATCAAGACGGAGTACGGCGGCGCGGGGGTGGAGCTTCGGGTCTCTACACTCCCGGTGGCCTTCGGCGAGAAGGCCGTGCTGCGCATCTTCGACCCTGCGGTGCACGAGAAAGACTTGGCCGACCTGGGCCTCGAGGGCCGGGATCTGGAGACGATGGAGGGCTTTCTGGAGCGGCCCCACGGCCTGGTGCTCGTCACCGGACCTACGGGCTCGGGCAAGACCACCACGCTGTACGCGGCGCTGCGGCGCCTGGCCACCGGCGAGCGAAACGTGAGCACGGTGGAGGATCCCATCGAGAACCTCTTCGACGACTTCAACCAGGTGGGGGTGCACTCTGCCATCGGGCTCACGTTTGCCTCGGCGCTTCGCACCCTGCTGCGCCAGGACCCCGACGTGATCATGGTGGGGGAGATCCGGGACCCCGAGACCGCCAAGATGGCCCTCCAGGCGGCCCTCACGGGCCACCTCGTGCTCTCGACGCTCCACACCAACGACGCCCCCTCGGCCATCGGGAGGCTCCTCGACATGGGGGCCGAGCCCTACCTGCTGGCCTCGACGCTCCTGGGGATCGTGGCCCAGCGCCTGGTGCGGGTGCCCTGCCCGCTCTGTGCCGCCGAGGCTCCCATCGCCCTGCCCGAGGCCGAAGCCCTGGGTCTGCCGCCCCGGACTCCCGTGCCCCAGGGAGCGGGCTGCCCCAAGTGCCGGCAGACCGGCTACCGGGGCCGGATCGGTCTCTACGAGATCCTCGAGCTGACCCCCGAGGTGGCCGAGGCCATCCACCAGGGAAGGCCCGCCGCCCACCTGCGGGTCCTGGCCCGCAAGGTCGGCATGCGCACGCTGCGCCAGGCCGGTGCGGCCACCGTGCTCCGAGGTCTCACCACCCCCCGGGAGGTTCTCGCCGTGACCCCGCCGGACGACACGTCGCCTCCCCTTGGCCTCTTGGCGGGGAATGCGGCTTGCAGAGCGTGA
- a CDS encoding LysM peptidoglycan-binding domain-containing protein yields MALLPDRAVEPAPAVGPPGAVSEEAEAAEAAEVCEESAEALEALEALEAWGLPVPDRPEIGAVLDEFAGMRGRGLGEVFRRGARYLPMIRHILAEEGLPEELAYVALVESSFHPDARSPANAVGMWQFIESTGRASGLRIDWWVDERLDPEASTRAAAAHLKELYARFGDWNLALAAYNAGPGGVSRAQAAARAECFWELSAAGALRAETRRYVPKFYAAVQMARDPEAHGLPAGTAAAPPSYETVWVDAPVDLRTAARLAGAALAELRALNPALRRGCTPPGTQAYPLRVPAGTAGRLAQGLAAIPASERLTFRRYQVRPGDTLWEIARSHGAPAAAVAELNAIADPRRLRPGQEVVIPVPRGGAGSEPALKTRAARSDEASEGAATYVVRPGDTVWGIARQQGVSSEDLMRWNGLDRRGRLRPGDRLVLGSGAETGRAVGSTRDAPRPRVASGERVHVVRQGESLWGIARQYGVPLAQLLERNGLEPSSILRPGDRVVVDGGLDPS; encoded by the coding sequence ATGGCACTCCTCCCGGATCGAGCCGTCGAACCGGCGCCGGCCGTGGGCCCGCCCGGCGCGGTCTCCGAGGAGGCGGAGGCGGCGGAGGCGGCAGAGGTGTGCGAGGAGTCCGCAGAGGCGCTGGAGGCATTGGAGGCATTAGAGGCGTGGGGGCTTCCGGTCCCCGACCGCCCGGAGATCGGCGCGGTGCTCGACGAGTTCGCGGGGATGCGGGGGCGAGGGCTCGGTGAGGTCTTTCGCCGCGGCGCGCGCTATCTCCCCATGATCCGCCACATCCTTGCCGAGGAGGGATTGCCCGAGGAGCTCGCGTACGTCGCCCTGGTGGAAAGCTCCTTCCATCCCGACGCCCGGTCGCCGGCCAACGCGGTGGGGATGTGGCAGTTCATCGAGTCTACGGGCCGCGCCAGCGGGCTGCGCATCGACTGGTGGGTGGACGAGCGCCTCGACCCGGAGGCGTCCACCCGCGCCGCGGCGGCGCACCTCAAAGAGCTCTATGCGCGCTTCGGCGACTGGAACCTGGCGCTGGCTGCCTACAACGCCGGCCCCGGCGGCGTGAGCCGCGCCCAGGCCGCGGCCCGGGCCGAGTGCTTCTGGGAGCTCTCGGCGGCGGGGGCCCTGCGTGCGGAAACCCGCCGATACGTGCCCAAGTTCTATGCGGCCGTCCAGATGGCCCGGGACCCCGAGGCCCACGGGTTGCCGGCCGGCACCGCTGCCGCTCCTCCGTCCTATGAGACGGTCTGGGTGGACGCGCCGGTGGACCTGCGCACGGCAGCCCGGCTGGCCGGCGCAGCCCTCGCGGAGCTGCGGGCGCTCAACCCGGCCCTCAGGCGGGGGTGCACGCCCCCGGGAACCCAGGCCTATCCCCTGCGGGTGCCGGCGGGCACCGCGGGCCGCCTGGCCCAGGGGCTCGCCGCGATACCGGCTTCCGAGCGCCTCACGTTTCGCCGCTACCAGGTCCGGCCGGGGGACACCCTGTGGGAGATCGCCCGCTCCCACGGCGCTCCTGCGGCCGCCGTGGCCGAGCTCAACGCCATCGCGGACCCGCGCCGCCTCCGGCCGGGACAGGAGGTCGTGATCCCGGTGCCCCGGGGCGGGGCCGGGTCGGAGCCGGCCCTAAAGACCCGCGCGGCGCGATCCGATGAGGCATCGGAAGGAGCTGCTACCTACGTGGTGCGCCCGGGAGACACCGTGTGGGGCATCGCGCGGCAGCAAGGCGTCTCGAGCGAAGACCTGATGCGCTGGAACGGGTTGGACCGCCGGGGACGGCTGCGGCCCGGCGACCGGTTGGTCCTGGGATCCGGCGCCGAAACCGGACGGGCCGTTGGGTCGACGCGAGACGCACCGCGCCCCCGGGTCGCCTCCGGGGAACGGGTGCACGTGGTTCGCCAGGGCGAGAGCCTGTGGGGCATCGCCCGGCAGTACGGTGTGCCGCTCGCCCAGCTCCTGGAGCGCAACGGGCTGGAGCCCTCGTCGATCTTGCGACCCGGAGATCGGGTGGTGGTAGACGGCGGTCTCGATCCGTCCTGA
- a CDS encoding NHL repeat-containing protein: MNRVLCTVVAALLGTLVGTGGHGQEAGWLLDDVFGETGRGRSELRDPVDLAFVDGGTLAVLDRSREAVVLFSEGGRWIKTLGGSRGEGELGLRRPTGIASDPQGRLWVVDSGNHRLVKLDLEGKVLDTVGSLGSAAGRFRHPTGLAFDGRGRLYVADTGNDRIQVFTAEGEYLAAWERRTGGRRDYLEKPVRLAYTDQARGGLWVLNQDWTRLVLFDRDGTWVESREVPAVGEEAANLVGLAVEPVYYRMFLSDAVGGRILVLDRRGGLMAEVTLPEGRFEPRGLAITRRMDILAADGAEARVLKFRSR; this comes from the coding sequence GTGAACCGCGTCCTGTGCACCGTCGTCGCAGCCCTCCTGGGGACCCTGGTGGGTACCGGGGGGCACGGGCAGGAGGCCGGGTGGCTGCTCGACGACGTCTTCGGGGAGACGGGCCGGGGACGCAGCGAGCTGCGCGATCCCGTGGACCTCGCGTTTGTGGACGGCGGCACGCTGGCCGTGCTCGACCGGAGCCGGGAGGCGGTGGTCCTGTTTTCGGAGGGGGGCCGCTGGATCAAGACCCTCGGGGGGAGCCGCGGAGAGGGCGAGCTGGGGTTGCGCCGGCCCACGGGTATTGCCAGCGACCCGCAGGGCCGCCTCTGGGTGGTGGACAGCGGAAACCACCGGCTCGTGAAACTCGATCTCGAAGGAAAGGTGCTGGATACGGTAGGCAGCCTCGGCTCGGCCGCGGGGCGCTTTCGCCACCCCACGGGCCTGGCCTTCGACGGCCGCGGCCGACTATACGTGGCGGATACGGGAAACGACCGCATCCAGGTCTTCACGGCGGAAGGAGAGTACCTGGCGGCGTGGGAGCGCCGGACCGGGGGCCGGAGGGACTACCTGGAAAAACCGGTCCGGTTGGCGTATACAGATCAAGCCCGTGGGGGGCTGTGGGTCCTCAACCAGGATTGGACGCGCCTGGTGCTCTTCGACCGGGACGGCACCTGGGTCGAGAGCCGCGAGGTCCCGGCCGTGGGAGAAGAAGCCGCGAACCTGGTGGGGCTGGCGGTGGAGCCGGTGTACTATCGCATGTTTCTCTCGGATGCGGTCGGGGGCCGCATCCTGGTTCTGGACCGGCGGGGCGGCCTGATGGCCGAGGTCACCCTTCCGGAAGGCCGCTTCGAGCCCCGCGGCCTGGCCATCACCCGGCGGATGGACATCCTGGCCGCCGACGGTGCGGAAGCTCGGGTGCTCAAGTTCAGGTCCCGCTGA
- a CDS encoding TlpA disulfide reductase family protein, whose amino-acid sequence MRKQHLGILGLVSALLTAGALAWAADVTPLDIPMIGDIEMLKVGDKVPVFVLEDLNGKPHDLAEEIPRKVHLLVFWSIFCEPCKAEMPLIERLYQEYREKGFEVLAIAMDGEPMKKSIQGLVTQQGYTFRVFIDKLAADESFLAADPYGVAGTPTLYLVGRDGRVAFAEVGRASKETLEEVIQKALGTP is encoded by the coding sequence ATGAGGAAACAACACCTCGGCATTTTGGGACTGGTTTCGGCCCTTCTCACGGCGGGTGCGCTTGCCTGGGCGGCAGACGTCACGCCGCTGGACATTCCCATGATCGGCGACATCGAGATGCTCAAGGTGGGGGACAAGGTACCCGTGTTCGTCCTGGAGGATCTGAACGGCAAGCCCCACGATCTCGCCGAAGAGATTCCCCGCAAGGTGCACCTTCTGGTCTTCTGGTCCATCTTCTGCGAACCCTGCAAGGCGGAGATGCCGCTCATCGAGAGGCTTTACCAGGAGTACCGAGAGAAAGGCTTCGAGGTCCTTGCGATCGCCATGGACGGGGAACCCATGAAGAAGAGCATCCAGGGCTTGGTCACCCAGCAGGGTTACACCTTCCGCGTGTTCATCGACAAACTCGCCGCCGATGAGTCCTTCCTGGCCGCCGACCCCTACGGCGTGGCGGGCACCCCCACCCTGTACCTGGTGGGTCGCGACGGTCGGGTGGCGTTTGCCGAGGTGGGCCGAGCCTCGAAGGAGACCCTGGAGGAGGTGATCCAAAAGGCCCTGGGGACCCCATGA
- a CDS encoding cytochrome c3 family protein translates to MQPFTGTTLGGETFDLAAYLGKVPILLDFGSIYCSSCVTSIPHMITLQNRYGSEKLRVVGINLDTYGLARVRRFFGTFQRSINFPIVLDLELTVSRTFHVTTLPTYVLVDASGAVAATFVGYDDQTARRIDEAVRTLVEEGAVSPAVAQTREDVVLLSPDNFTKTYTDHISVVGLTGGHEGPFTLRLNGGSERQAIAYGRMFWVLTPLSLGSNFIEIRYRKGGSEATQAVVIFREPRMGEGLEIAFPEYKFHTPDREARCSPCHAMDAEGAGEIEVMTTFCLRCHSDLGGVAYVHGPIPVGGCSPCHDFTSKPHKYDLVTEGSDLCFSCHDDIRDKFARPYLHGPVAMGLCTLCHSPHSSPFKFQIRLPEGDMCLSCHEELKALSSRFVQHVPFQEGRCSGCHEPHAGDNAEYLLKETGGKLCTLCHDEEAMARHRHPVGRAPKFAVAGMTVDAAGNLTCRSCHEPHATDSEKLSPVAGGCAGCHKM, encoded by the coding sequence GTGCAACCCTTCACAGGCACGACCCTGGGAGGGGAGACGTTCGATCTCGCCGCGTACCTCGGGAAGGTTCCGATCCTGTTGGACTTCGGCTCCATCTACTGCTCGAGCTGCGTGACCTCAATCCCCCACATGATCACCCTCCAAAACCGCTACGGGTCTGAAAAACTCCGGGTGGTGGGGATCAACCTCGACACCTACGGTCTGGCCCGGGTGCGCCGCTTCTTCGGCACCTTCCAGCGCAGCATCAACTTCCCCATCGTGCTGGACCTGGAGCTCACGGTGAGCCGCACGTTCCACGTGACCACGCTGCCCACCTATGTGCTCGTGGACGCCAGCGGAGCCGTGGCGGCCACCTTCGTCGGCTACGACGACCAGACGGCGCGCCGCATCGACGAGGCGGTGCGCACCCTGGTGGAAGAGGGCGCGGTCTCCCCCGCCGTGGCGCAGACGAGGGAAGACGTGGTGCTGCTCTCCCCCGACAACTTCACCAAGACCTACACCGACCACATCTCGGTGGTGGGGCTCACCGGCGGGCACGAGGGCCCGTTCACCCTGCGCCTCAACGGCGGGAGCGAGCGCCAGGCCATTGCCTACGGCAGAATGTTCTGGGTGCTCACGCCCCTGAGCCTGGGCTCGAACTTCATCGAGATCCGGTATCGCAAGGGCGGCTCCGAGGCCACCCAGGCCGTCGTGATCTTCCGGGAACCTCGAATGGGGGAAGGCCTGGAGATCGCCTTCCCCGAGTACAAGTTCCACACCCCCGATCGAGAGGCACGGTGCAGCCCCTGTCACGCCATGGACGCGGAGGGAGCCGGCGAGATCGAGGTGATGACGACCTTTTGCCTGCGCTGCCACTCCGACCTGGGGGGCGTGGCCTACGTGCACGGGCCCATTCCCGTGGGCGGTTGCAGCCCCTGCCACGACTTCACGAGCAAGCCACACAAGTACGACCTCGTAACAGAGGGGTCGGACCTGTGCTTCTCCTGCCACGACGACATCCGTGACAAGTTCGCCAGGCCCTACCTCCATGGCCCGGTGGCCATGGGCCTGTGCACGCTTTGCCACAGCCCCCACAGCTCGCCCTTCAAGTTCCAGATCCGCCTGCCCGAGGGCGACATGTGCCTGTCGTGCCACGAGGAGCTCAAGGCGCTGTCCTCCCGATTCGTACAGCACGTGCCGTTCCAGGAGGGGCGCTGCTCCGGATGCCACGAACCCCACGCCGGCGACAACGCGGAGTATCTCCTCAAGGAAACCGGCGGGAAGCTCTGCACCCTGTGCCACGACGAAGAGGCCATGGCGCGCCACCGGCACCCCGTGGGCCGGGCGCCCAAGTTCGCCGTTGCCGGGATGACCGTGGATGCCGCAGGCAACCTGACCTGCCGGAGCTGCCACGAGCCCCACGCCACCGACAGCGAGAAGCTCAGCCCCGTGGCAGGCGGCTGCGCCGGCTGCCACAAGATGTGA